Below is a window of Acidimicrobiia bacterium DNA.
TGCCGGTCGGTGAGGAGATCGTTTCCCGCCGTGGCCTGTGGCCGCTGCTCCGGGTGTGGGCTTCCGCCGAGCGCCGCGAGCACGCCTGACGGATCATCACGCCGGGACGAGGCTGCAACGTCACGTGGTGCTCCGCCGCCCACCACGAGTAGCTTCCTGGCGACGAGCAAGGAGCTGCCGATGACCGTCACCGAAGAGAGCGCCCTGCTCTCCCCACCCGCCGACTACTCGGATCTGCGGGCGCTGTACATCAACTGCACGCTGAAGAAGTCGCCGGAGCTGTCGAACACGCGAGGCCTCATCGACAAGTCGGTCGCCATCCTGGAGACGAACGGCGTGACAACCGAGGTGATCCGAGCGGTCGACCACCTCATCGCCCCAGGCGTCTGGCCGGACATGACCGAGCACGGATGGGACCGCGACGACTGGCCGTCCCTCTACGAGAAGGTGAGAACCGCCGACATCCTCGTGCTCGCCACTCCCATCTGGCTCGGCGAGAAGTCGTCGGTGTGCACCCAGGTCGTCGAGCGCCTCTATGGGAACTCTCATCTGCTGAACGACGCCGGCCAGTACGCCTACTACGGCAAGGTGGGCGGTTGCCTGGTGACGGGAAACGAGGACGGGGTCAAGCACTGCTCGATGAACATCCTCTACTCCCTTCAGCATCTCGGCTACGTCATCCCCCCTCAGGCGGACGCCGGCTGGATCGGCGAGGCGGGACCGGGACCGTCGTACCTCGATCCAGGCTCGGGAGGCCCGGAGAACGACTTCACGAACCGCAACACCGCCTTCATGACCTGGAACCTCATGCACGTCGCCAGGATCCTCGGCGACGCGGGAGGGATACCGGCCCACGGCAACCAACGGTCTCTCTGGGACGCCGGGTGCCGGTTCGACTTCCCCAACCCGGACTATCGGTGACCTCAACCAGGTGGTCGCCGCGCCCGGCCCCCGTCGGACGCGAGCGACCCTCGCTCCCGACGGGCGTACCGCGGGAACGAGGGTCGAGCCGACTCACGACGCGGGACAGGCCCCCACCGCCGGGTTCCAGTCGGTGAACATTCCGGCGGGGTTGTTTCGCCAGACCCAGGCGTGCAGCACCCACACGTCGAGATCCGTGTTCATGTGGAACTCCAACCCGTACAGCTTCGGCGGCACGACGGATGTCCACGCAGGCGCAGGCACGATGTACTCCACGGCGACGAGCTTGAGCCCGTCCTTCACCTCGTAGACCATGGCCTCCGGGTGTTCCGCCTCGACGGTCGCGTCGAGGGCCGCAACGTCGACGTAGTGCTGGCCCATCCCACCGTCGGGCGAGTCGAAGCACTCCAGGAACTCCTCGTAGCCGTCGGCTTCGGCTCTGGCGACCTGGTGATAGGCCGCCGTTGCCTTCTTGACCGGCGCCAGCTCGTCACGGCGAGCAAGCGCCGTGGTGGCGACGGCGACGACGAGCAGTGCCACGACGGCGATGCCGACGATGATCCTGCGCCTCATGTCGAGGCTCCCGTGTAGAAGTACGGATCGAGGACGGACACCTGGGTGATCGTGTCGACCGGCAGCCCGTTGGTCGTTGCTGCCCGCCTGATCGCCTCCGGCGTCGGTGCGTCGTAGATGCAGAACGTCTTCAGCCTGTCGTCCGAGACGAAGGAACGCACCCAGGTCACCCGCTCGTCGAGGTTGTTGGCGACGACACCGCCGACGATGTCGTGGCCCTGGCCGTTCTGTGGGATGTCGAGACCGCCCGGGAACGAGCGCTCGACGAGATATCGGGGCATTTTCCACACCTCCTCAGCGGAGCCGGGACTTCCGGATCGCTCCTCGGAAGGTATGAGACGGCTCGGCCGAGGACATCGGGGGCGCGCCCCTACTTTGCGTTCCGATCTCCCCCATCTTTCAACTCGGCGGCTCGAGCCATGGCCGCCACCCTGGTGTCGACCTCGAGCTTCGAGAGGATCGCCGAGACGTGGTGCTCCACCGTCTTCCTCGAGATGAACAACCGCTCGGCGATCTCGGCGTTACCGAGCCCTTCGAGCACGAGCTCGAGCACCTCGACCTGGCGCCCGGTGAGCCCGGCCGGGTGCCGGCTGGTCGAGCGGCGAGGGCCACGCGGGATCGCGTCGACGCCCGATCGGCGCAAGCGACTCCGCAGCCACGTCGCCGCCGGCCTCGCGCCGAGCGCGTCGAAGATCTCCAACGCCCCGAGCATCGCGTCCTCGTCCCCGTGCGACAGCGCCAGGGCCTCCTCGTATGGACATCCGATCCGGCGCCACACCTCAGCCGCCTCACGCCATTGGCCGGACATCATGAGGGCGAACGGCGCGGCGGCACCGTCCGGCGGCGTTTCGAGGCCGCCGACCCACCAGAGCCAGAAACCGAGCTCACCGCGCGCCCAGCTGCTGTCGGTCGCCATGGCGCGTGCCAGAGGCTCCCGCAGCAGCGTCGCCGCCGCCTCGTCGTCGCCTCGCAGCCAATGCAGTTCGGCGAGGGCGCAAAGCGGAGCCCAGATGTGTTGCAGAGCACACGACTCACCGATCTGAAGCGACCGCCGCAGGGCTTCTTCGGCGCCCGGGTCTCCCCGTCGCACCCGTACCCGCCCGAGGGCGCCGAGAGCCGTCACCGGCGAGATCGCCGCTCGAGCCGGTGACTCGACGTCGACGAGCTCAGCACAGCGGACCGCTTCGTCCCACCGTCCGAGCTCGCAGTAGATTCTCGCCAGCCACGACCGGGCGTAGTCGGCGCCGTAGTCCTCGTCCCGGGCGACACTGCCCTCGATGCATCGCTCCAACCACCCGATGGCCCGGTCGTAGATGCGCGCCTCTCCCCCGCCGGTACCCAGCATCGACAGACAGCCGAGCTCCGCCCGCTGGTCGCCCGTGGAGCGGGCTTGCTCCAGGGCCTCTTCGAGGAGTGCGACGCCCTTGGCGACGTCGCCGGTGACGACCTCGATGGTGCCGAGCGTGAGGACACCGCGCAACTCGATCTCAGTGGCACCGACACCCCTCGCCATGATGACGCATCGCTCAGCAAAGGCGAGGGCCCGCTCGTGCTCCCGATTGAGCATCGCCATGGTTGCCGCCTGGTAGAGGCACTGTGCGAATGTCGGAGACTCGGGGAGGGGATCGAGGGTCGCCAGGCCCTCGTCGCCCAACGCCACCGCAGTGTCGTTGTCGCCGAGTATCCAGACAGCGTGGGCGAGCGTCATCATCGCACTCCCGACGAGCTCGGCGTCGTCCACCGCCCTGCTCAGCTCGAGGACCTTCTTCGCCTCTTCGAGCGCCCCCTGCTGGTCGTCCGTGGCGTACAGGGCAACCCGGTAGTCGCTGCGCAGCCTGATCTCGTCGCGGGCGTCCATGAGGCCGGCATGCGCGACGGCGGCCTCGAAGAGCTCGACTGCCTGACGCGCCGAGCTCATCGCCATCGCCTGCCTGGCGGCACCGGGCGCATGGCGGAGGACGAGGTCGCCGTCGCCGACGTGGATGGCGTGGTGGGCGAGTCGGGCGTGGTCGGCCGACCCCTCGAGCAGACCGAGCATCCTGCGATGCAGCTCGACACGCCGCACCGGAGGGATCGCCTCCTCGACGGCGGCGCGGGCGAGCTCGTGACGGAACTGCAGGCCCTGCATTCCCGTTCTCAGCACGCCTGAACCGGTCGCCCGGTCGACGGCGTCTCGGGGGACCCCCACGAGCGGGAACACGTGCTCCAGCTCGAGTCGGCGAGGAGCGATCGAGACCGCCTCTATGACCAGCCGGGCGTCCGGGTCCATCCGGGACACTCGGGCGAGCACGGCGTCCTGGACAGTTGCGGGAAGCGATCCGCCCGCCGCGATCGCCTCGGTGACGAAGAACGGGTTCCCTCCAGTCATGTCGTGGAGGCGGCGTGCGTCGAGGCGGTGCGCCGATGCCAGCGTCCGCACGGCACCGAGCGAGAGCGGCGCCACATCGAGCCGGACCACCCAGTCGCCGTGGCTGGCGACGTCGCCGAGCACGGGTCGCAGCCGGTGGTCCCGACCCACCTCGTCGTCGCGATACGTGGCGACCACGAGCCCATGTGAGTCGCCGACGCGGCGGCCGACGTAGCGGATGAAGTCGAGGGTGGCGTCGTCTGCCCAGTGGATGTCCTCGACGATGACCAGCGTCGGCCGCAGGGAGCCCTTGAGCCGGTCGAGCAGCTCCGCGAACACGTCGTAGTGCTCGGCGCCTTCAGTGACGAGACGGCCGATCCCGGACGCCGCGTCTCCTGCGATGTCGAGGAGCGGGCCGAGGGGCCGCGGCGTCGTGAGCGGATCACAGCCGCCGACGAGCACCGTCGCCCTGTTGGAGACCCTCTCGGCGAATCGGTTGACGAGCGTGGTCTTGCCGATGCCGGCTTCTCCGGCAACGAGGACGAGGCACCCCCGTCCCCCGCGAGCCGCCTCGAGGAGCGTCTCGAGCCGGTCGAGCAGGTCGTCCCTCTCGAGGATGGCGCCGGGGTTCACCGGGACAAGTCAAGCCGTCTGGCAACCCACCCGCCATCCACGATCAGTCGACCGGCTCGGCGCGCTCCATGGAGTAGTGCAAGATCATGAAGACGGCGCCACCGAGCGAGAAACGTTGCTCCGCCGTCAGCCGGCCCTCGGCGACGAGCATCTCGATCTCCTCCCCGAAGCTACGGAGCTCGAGCACGGTGAGGTCGCCGCTCTCCTCGATCACGGACAGGTAGTGGCCGGACACGTCTCCGTCGCCGTCTGAGGCCAGCAGCAGACCGTCGCCGCGATTGCGGGGAACGAGCGTCGCCGTGAAGCTCCCGGCCGGCAGCGGGAAGCCGACGCTCACGTACCCGACGCCGTCGATTCGCTGGACCGTGTAGACCCCGACGTAGAGCGGCTCGGTCCCACCCCGGTAGGCGCGCACCCATGCCCTGAAGTCGATCGTGCCGTCGCGGTCCACGTCGATCGTGTCGATCCAAGAGACGACCCCGTCCTGCACCTCCGTCTGGTTGAACGGAGCGTTCGCCTGGCCGAGGGGCTTGGCGACGAGCTCCCGATACGCCAGGTACGGCAGCCTCATCCAGCGCTTCCACTCGGGCACGATCCGGAGGTGGAACCGCGACGTGTGCTCGTAGAACTCCCGCACGAGCGGGTGAACCACGCCGGGGTCGAAGGTAGGCCCCACCAGGTCGTCGAGCGTGGCGATGATGCCGATGTCGAGCGGATTCCGGAGGAAGTGCGCCCCGACCGTCTCGGCGTACCGCATCAGGTAGTCGACTCCGACGTAGCGGGTCCGCTCGGCGAACGGCACGACGTATGGCGCGTGCTCCGGCCGCACCTTCTCTGCCCGGATCGCGATCTGCTCCCGGTTCCGCCAGATCACCGCGGCGGTCAGGCGATAGACGACGGCGGTCGCCGCCAGCACCACGCTCCAGCCGATGCCGGGAGCGATGGCCTCGAACGCGACTCCGAGCCCGGCACCGGCGGCGGCGCCGAGCGCCACCTTGCCGGGCCTGAGTCCGAGGCTGCCGAGCAGAGCCCCGGTCACGGCGGCCGGCAGCGCCGCATGCCACTCCGGGAGGATCGCTTGCAGGAGCGAGCCAAACACCGCCATGAGCAGGCCCGATGCGAGAACCCGACCGAGGAGCGGTTGTGGGGCGGCAGGCGTCCGGTTGGCGTCGTTCCACGCAGACATAAGGGCGAAGATCACGCCCCCTGCGACGAGGCCGGCGACCCAGCCGCCATCCGTGAGCCCCGCCCCGATGGCGGCTCCGCCTGCCGCACCGATGGCCGCGCCTGCAACCGCGGCCGATGCGACCTGGGCGACGGTGCGAGGCATCCCCGCATCATGGCAACCCGGTCGACCGGGCGCCGTATCGAGATGCGAAAGGTGTCCCGGCATAGCTCGTCTCACACGGCGGACGCCGAGTGTGGGCAACCGGAACCGGCTCCGGCTGAGCAGCGCCCGACCGCGTCAAGTTGCCGGCGGGTTCTGCCGATGCATGGCACAGGTAGGCGGCATGGCTCCTGCTCCGAGAGGATGGCCATGGCCATGAAGCGCAAGCGCACCACGCACCTTCGCCATTGGGGGCCACTCAGCGACGTCCCGGAGGACGAGCACGACTCAGCCGCCGGGGAGGAGGCCGAGGCGGCCGCCGATGGGGATGCCGAGCAGGACGGCAGCACTCGGCGGACGATGCCCGAGACCGATGCGCTCTCGGCCTGGGAGAAGTCGCGCCAGGTCGCCTTCTCTCCGGATTCGGAGCACTGGCGGTCCATACCTGCCGATCCCTGGCAGTGACCGCCGCCTGACGCTCGCCCTGCGTCACATCTACCGGCCGACCCCCTCCCTCGACTCGCCGGCGTATCTTCGGTAGGAAGAGGGGAGGCGCCATGACGAAACAGCCCATGGGAGACGTCGTCGTCCTGCTGCCGGGAATCCTCGGCTCGGTGCTTCAGCGTGACGGCAGGGAAATCTGGGCCATGTCGCCCGGGGCGGCGTTCCGGGCGCTTCTATCGCTGGGCGGGTCGATCAAGGACCTGCGCCTCGACGGGGACGATCCAGAGGCCGACGACCTCGGCGACGGAGTCGCCGCCAGCCGCGTCCTCCCCGACCTCCATCTCGTCCCCGGCCTGTGGAAGATCGACGGGTACACCGCCATCGCCAGGGCGCTCCACGACCGGTTCGACCTCGTCGAGGGGCGCAACTACTTCGAGTTCCCATACGACTGGCGCCGCGACAACCGGGTCCACGGCCGCGCCCTCGCTCGACAGGCCCATGACTGGCTGACGACCTGGCGTGCTGAGAGTGGCAACGCGGACGCCAAGCTCGTCCTGCTCGCTCACTCGATGGGCGGCCTGGTCTCGCGGGCGTTTCTCGAGCTCTACGACGGTTGGAAGGAGACCAGGGCGCTGATCACGTTCGGGACCCCGTACCGAGGTTCGCTCAACGCACTCGACTTCCTCTCGTCGGGCTTCAAGAAGGGCATCGGGCCGGTCGGCCTCGACCTCACCGAGTTCCTCCGTTCGCTCACCTCCGTGTACCAGTTGCTGCCGATCTACCCGGTGATCGAGTCGTCGGACGGTGCCACTCTGCGGGTGGCCGAAACGGACCTGCCTGGGGTCGACCGGCGGCGCGCCCAGGAGGCGCTCGACTTCCACCGCCAGATCGAGTCGGCCGTCGAGGAGCACCGAGCCGACGGCGAGTACGTCGACGGCGGCTACCGCCTCTATCCCGTCGTGGGGATCGGCCAACCGACGCTCCAGGGAGCCCGCCTCGAGGGCGCCGCCGTCTCGCTGCTGCGAGACCTCGGCGGCCGCGACCTCGGCGGCGACGGGACGGTCCCTCGGGTGTCGGCGATGCCGATCGAGATGACGGACGCCTCCTCAGGCGTCTTCTCCCCGGCGGTGCACAGCTCGTTGCAGAACACCGAGTCGGTCATCGCCCAGGTGGCGGGGATCGTCACGGGCGGCGAGATCGACCTGAGCGGTTTCCGCGACCGGTATGCCGGGTTGAGCCTCGACCTGCCGGACATCGTCGGACACGGCGAGGGCATCCCCATCGCCGCCAGGCCGACCGGCGGACGCGACGACACGCTGCGGGCGAGCGTCGTCGACGCCGACACCGGTGAGGAGGCGTGGATGGGGACGCTCGTAGAGGGCGTCGAGTGGCACGTGGCTGCCACCCCGCCGTTGGCGTCGGGCATCTATCGGGTGTCCGTGTCGGGTCGGGCGGGCTCGGTCACCGATCTCACCTGGGTGGCTCCCCAGGAGTGAGCCTCAGTCGGTGACGAGGGATCCCCAGGTCTGCGGCTCCTGGAAGAACACGTCCGGCAGGTTCGTGAGGATCTCGGACTGGAGGGATCGCCCATTGCTGCCGAACTCTCCGTCGTTGTCGAAGATCGAGAAGACGGCGGCATCGAGCCGTCCGTCCGGCGGGGGACCGTCCATCCCGAACACGCTCCACGCGATCTTGGCCTCGAGGCGCCAGTCGCCGTCGTTGTCCACGTCGCCCTCGAGGAGGACGGGCACGTCGGTCGTGTTCTCGTCGAACGCTTCTCCGTTGCCCACGAACCACACCACTGCTGAGTGGCCGATCGGCTCCGCCAGCGGGGTCATCGTGAGCTGGAAGGTGTGGGCGTCCGGTCGCGCCGGCACCACGGCGGCCGCCTCGTTCACGAGGTTGACGTCGAGGGCGTCACCCCGCCAGATCTGGTTGCCGTCGTTGGGCTGCGAGTACACGTCGTCGTCGACCTCGACGGCGATGTAGAGGTTCTCGGCGTCGTAT
It encodes the following:
- a CDS encoding flavodoxin family protein, with translation MTVTEESALLSPPADYSDLRALYINCTLKKSPELSNTRGLIDKSVAILETNGVTTEVIRAVDHLIAPGVWPDMTEHGWDRDDWPSLYEKVRTADILVLATPIWLGEKSSVCTQVVERLYGNSHLLNDAGQYAYYGKVGGCLVTGNEDGVKHCSMNILYSLQHLGYVIPPQADAGWIGEAGPGPSYLDPGSGGPENDFTNRNTAFMTWNLMHVARILGDAGGIPAHGNQRSLWDAGCRFDFPNPDYR
- a CDS encoding AAA family ATPase, with the translated sequence MNPGAILERDDLLDRLETLLEAARGGRGCLVLVAGEAGIGKTTLVNRFAERVSNRATVLVGGCDPLTTPRPLGPLLDIAGDAASGIGRLVTEGAEHYDVFAELLDRLKGSLRPTLVIVEDIHWADDATLDFIRYVGRRVGDSHGLVVATYRDDEVGRDHRLRPVLGDVASHGDWVVRLDVAPLSLGAVRTLASAHRLDARRLHDMTGGNPFFVTEAIAAGGSLPATVQDAVLARVSRMDPDARLVIEAVSIAPRRLELEHVFPLVGVPRDAVDRATGSGVLRTGMQGLQFRHELARAAVEEAIPPVRRVELHRRMLGLLEGSADHARLAHHAIHVGDGDLVLRHAPGAARQAMAMSSARQAVELFEAAVAHAGLMDARDEIRLRSDYRVALYATDDQQGALEEAKKVLELSRAVDDAELVGSAMMTLAHAVWILGDNDTAVALGDEGLATLDPLPESPTFAQCLYQAATMAMLNREHERALAFAERCVIMARGVGATEIELRGVLTLGTIEVVTGDVAKGVALLEEALEQARSTGDQRAELGCLSMLGTGGGEARIYDRAIGWLERCIEGSVARDEDYGADYARSWLARIYCELGRWDEAVRCAELVDVESPARAAISPVTALGALGRVRVRRGDPGAEEALRRSLQIGESCALQHIWAPLCALAELHWLRGDDEAAATLLREPLARAMATDSSWARGELGFWLWWVGGLETPPDGAAAPFALMMSGQWREAAEVWRRIGCPYEEALALSHGDEDAMLGALEIFDALGARPAATWLRSRLRRSGVDAIPRGPRRSTSRHPAGLTGRQVEVLELVLEGLGNAEIAERLFISRKTVEHHVSAILSKLEVDTRVAAMARAAELKDGGDRNAK
- a CDS encoding DUF4242 domain-containing protein — protein: MPRYLVERSFPGGLDIPQNGQGHDIVGGVVANNLDERVTWVRSFVSDDRLKTFCIYDAPTPEAIRRAATTNGLPVDTITQVSVLDPYFYTGAST